One window of the Triticum dicoccoides isolate Atlit2015 ecotype Zavitan chromosome 3B, WEW_v2.0, whole genome shotgun sequence genome contains the following:
- the LOC119277064 gene encoding malonate--CoA ligase-like: protein MRAQAWARGGAVARLMTPFNCPTAHASSPDLLLPRLLLLRSSSSCSSYSILPTLLRRQFASDTSTSPASVDNTRQSSRTFMEVVREVFKHGSAHGARAAIRADQKSYSLVQLISSALDVHNILCRKHDGKDSSVNGAKGTGFLCGARIGIVAKPSPEFVAGIFGTWLSGGVAVPLALSYPEVELLHVMNDSDISMVLSTKEHHEIMESISTKCSTRYSLLPPVESIPPKIDAQEPLSSVLTSSVSSLMAEIDTLQKIKGDDPALILYTSGTTGKPKGVVHTHDGILSQVQILTEAWGYQSEDQFLHCLPLHHVHGLFNALFAPLYSGSVVEFMPKFSVRGVWQRWCESYPNHGSKNDEAITVFTGVPTVYTRLLQGYDSMNPDQQSACSYAAKQLRLMMCGSSALPSPLMKRWQEVTGHRLLERYGMTEFVMALSNPLHGARKEGTVGKPLPRVEAKIIMDDGTQTKTGVGELCIKSPSLFKEYWKRPEVTAESFIDGGFFKTGDTVTVDEDGYFIILGRTNADIMKVGGYKLSALEIEAVLLEHDTILECAVLGLSDEAYGEVICAIIVPKEDAKARVEQSSKPALTLEELTSWSKDRLAPYKIPTRLHLWDSLPRNAMGKVNKKELKKLLEV, encoded by the exons ATGCGCGCGCAGGCGTGGGCGCGCGGGGGGGCGGTGGCGCGCTTGATGACGCCATTCAATTGCCCCACGGCCCACGCCTCCTCCCCCGACCTGCTGCTGCCGCGGCTGCTGCTgctccgctcctcctcctcctgctcctcttaTAGCATCCTCCCCACTCTCCTCCGACGCCAATTCGCCTCGGACACCTCCACCTCCCCTGCCTCAG TTGACAACACCAGACAGAGTTCTCGTACGTTCATGGAGGTTGTTCGAGAAGTCTTTAAGCATGGCTCTGCACATGGTGCCCGTGCGGCTATAAGAGCTGACCAGAAGAGTTACAGTCTTGTCCAGCTTATTTCGTCTGCACTGGATGTCCACAATATTTTGTGCAGAAAACAT GATGGTAAAGATTCTTCTGTCAATGGAGCAAAAGGGACAGGATTCCTTTGTGGTGCTCGTATTGGCATCGTGGCTAAACCCTCTCCTGAATTTGTTGCTGGGATATTTGGAACCTGGCTTTCTGGTGGAGTTGCAGTACCCCTTGCACTTAGCTATCCTGAAGTTGAACTTCTGCATGTCATGAATGACTCG GACATTTCTATGGTGTTAAGCACAAAAGAGCATCATGAGATTATGGAAAGCATCTCTACCAAATGTTCCACTCGTTATTCTCTTCTTCCACCTGTGGAAAGTATACCTCCAAAGATAGATGCCCAAGAACCTTTAAGTAGTGTATTGACTTCATCAGTTTCTAGCTTAATGGCTGAGATTGACACTTTACAGAAAATTAAAG GAGATGATCCTGCTCTTATCCTTTACACAAGTGGCACAACTGGCAAACCGAAAGGAGTAGTCCACACTCATGATGGGATACTTTCTCAG GTTCAAATTCTGACAGAGGCATGGGGATATCAAAGTGAAGATCAGTTTCTTCACTGTCTTCCACTGCACC ATGTGCATGGTCTTTTCAATGCTCTATTTGCGCCCCTCTATTCAGGATCAGTG GTCGAGTTTATGCCAAAATTCAGTGTGAGAGGAGTATGGCAGAGATGGTGCGAGTCATATCCCAACCACGGCAGTAAAAATGATGAGGCTATTACAGTATTTACCGGA GTTCCGACAGTGTACACACGCCTACTGCAAGGGTACGATAGTATGAATCCTGATCAACAGTCTGCCTGTTCTTATGCCGCAAAGCAGCTGAGACTAATG ATGTGTGGATCATCAGCACTTCCTTCCCCACTCATGAAACGGTGGCAAGAAGTGACAGGCCACCGTCTTTTGGAACGCTATGGCATGACTGAG TTTGTCATGGCACTGTCTAACCCATTGCATGGTGCACGGAAAGAAGGTACAGTCGGTAAACCTCTTCCACGTGTTGAG GCCAAGATCATTATGGATGATGGTACTCAAACCAAAACTGGAGTCGGTGAGCTCTGTATTAAAAGTCCGTCCCTTTTCAAAGAGTACTGGAAAAGACCAGAG GTTACAGCAGAATCATTTATTGATGGTGGGTTCTTCAAGACTGGTGATACGGTAACTGTAGATGAGGACGGATACTTTATAATTCTAGGGC GCACGAATGCTGATATCATGAAAGTTGGTGGTTACAAGTTGTCAGCGTTAGAAATTGAGGCGGTTCTGTTAGAG CATGACACTATACTGGAGTGTGCTGTTCTTGGCTTGTCTGATGAAGCTTATGGGGAGGTCATATGTGCAATAATTGTGCCCAAGGAGGATGCGAAGGCAAGGGTCGAACAGTCTTCGAAGCCAGCACTAACCTTAGAAGAATTGACAAGTTGGTCAAAAGATAGACTTGCTCCATACAAG ATTCCAACGAGATTGCACTTATGGGATTCTCTTCCTCGGAATGCCATGGGAAAG GTTAACAAGAAGGAGCTTAAGAAATTATTAGAGGTGTAG
- the LOC119279652 gene encoding protein NRT1/ PTR FAMILY 1.2-like encodes METQEGDAHSSESDARKVKGRGGFVALPFIIANEMLEKVAGFGLNTNMIMYLTKQYHLSNVTAAATLFVWAAAANFAPIPGALIADMYTGRFMAISLGSIACLTGIVFLWLSAMIPGARPPPCGVGLAGEQCAPPGPRHLAWLIAGFTFLSIGAGGIRPCSMAFGADQFSRHPKERRSRILQAYFNAYYASIGVAFTVAVTVIVYVQDNVGWKAGFAVPMGLMMLSAVSFLLGSRLYVKEKGSKQMFAGIGAALVAAVRNYRVQLPAKTEDGVYHHLKDCKLTVPTDRLRFLNKACMISNTGNEDLLPGNGAAASERDGNGGGRRLCTVDQVEQLKSAVRILPIWSSTVFLAQAMSQNYAVLQANEMDRRIGVGQFRVPGCSLTMFNMVTMSLWSGSYDRWIAPALRRVTGDPRGLTMKQRVGVGLLLATAAMAVSGAVEGARRRLALAGGGAAGMSAFWLVPQFALMGLAEAFGVIGELEFFYTELPKSMASFSMALLYMAMGVGNLVNSLIVKVVDDASRRGGRTSWLSSDLNAGHYDYYYWLLAGLGAMNFVYFLWCAWKYGEEGKNVEWEEEGEGERERPMA; translated from the exons ATGGAAACCCAGGAAGGCGATGCGCATAGCTCTGAATCCGATGCTCGCAAAGTGAAAGGGAGAGGTGGATTCGTAGCCCTACCGTTCATCATAG CAAATGAAATGTTGGAGAAAGTTGCGGGATTCGGGCTCAACACCAACATGATCATGTACCTCACCAAGCAGTACCACCTGAGCAACGTCACCGCCGCAGCGACGCTTTTCGTGTGGGCTGCGGCCGCAAATTTCGCGCCCATTCCCGGCGCGCTCATAGCCGACATGTACACAGGCCGGTTCATGGCCATCTCGCTAGGCTCCATCGCATGCCTAACA GGGATTGTTTTCCTATGGCTGAGCGCCATGATACCCGGAGCGCGGCCACCGCCATGCGGCGTCGGCCTTGCCGGGGAGCAGTGCGCGCCCCCGGGGCCGAGGCACCTTGCGTGGCTGATCGCCGGCTTCACGTTCCTGTCCATCGGCGCCGGCGGCATCCGGCCGTGCTCCATGGCCTTCGGCGCGGACCAGTTCTCCCGGCACCCCAAGGAGAGGAGGTCGAGGATCCTGCAGGCCTACTTCAACGCCTACTACGCGTCCATCGGGGTGGCCTTCACGGTCGCCGTCACCGTGATCGTCTACGTGCAGGACAACGTCGGCTGGAAGGCCGGGTTCGCCGTTCCGATGGGCCTCATGATGCTCTCCGCGGTGAGCTTCCTCTTGGGCTCCCGCCTCTACGTCAAGGAGAAGGGGTCCAAGCAAATGTTCGCCGGGATAGGCGCCGCCCTCGTGGCGGCGGTCAGGAACTACAGGGTGCAGCTGCCGGCGAAGACGGAGGACGGCGTGTACCATCATCTCAAGGACTGCAAGCTCACTGTCCCCACAGACAGGTTGAG GTTCCTGAACAAGGCCTGCATGATCAGCAACACTGGGAACGAGGACTTGTTACCCGGCAATGGCGCGGCGGCCTCAGAGCGTGACGGCAACGGTGGCGGCAGGAGGCTGTGCACGGTAGACCAGGTGGAGCAGCTCAAGTCGGCCGTCCGGATTCTGCCGATCTGGTCATCCACCGTGTTCCTCGCGCAGGCCATGAGCCAGAACTACGCCGTGCTGCAGGCCAACGAGATGGACCGGCGCATCGGCGTGGGCCAGTTCCGCGTGCCGGGCTGCTCCCTCACCATGTTCAACATGGTCACCATGTCGCTGTGGTCGGGCAGCTACGACAGGTGGATCGCGCCGGCGCTGCGGCGGGTGACGGGCGACCCGCGCGGGCTCACCATGAAGCAGCGCGTCGGCGTGGGCCTGCTGCTGGCCACCGCGGCGATGGCCGTGTCCGGCGCGGTGGAGGGCGCGCGGCGCAGGCTGGCgctggccggcggcggcgccgccggcaTGTCGGCGTTCTGGCTGGTGCCGCAGTTCGCGCTGATGGGGCTGGCCGAGGCGTTCGGCGTGATCGGGGAGCTCGAGTTCTTCTACACGGAGCTGCCCAAGAGCATGGCCAGCTTCAGCATGGCGCTGCTCTACATGGCCATGGGGGTGGGCAACCTGGTCAACAGCCTGATcgtcaaggtggtggacgacgcgaGCAGGCGCGGGGGGAGGACGAGCTGGCTCTCCAGCGATCTCAACGCGGGCCACTACGACTACTACTACTGGCTGCTCGCCGGTCTGGGCGCCATGAACTTTGTGTACTTCCTCTGGTGCGCCTGGAAGTACGGCGAGGAGGGGAAGAACGTGGAGTGGGAGGAGGAGGGTGAAGGTGAGAGGGAACGGCCGATGGCCTAG